Proteins from one Pseudomonas grandcourensis genomic window:
- a CDS encoding PAS domain-containing methyl-accepting chemotaxis protein: MRNNQPITQRERTFPAQQRLISTTDAKGMITYCNDAFVEISGYSREELIRAPHNLVRHPDVPAAVFAHMWDTLKQGLPWMGIVKNRCKTGDHYWVNAYVTPVFEGKQVIGYESVRVKPTAEQIRRAEALYQRINQGKSAIPSSDKWLPILQDWLPFILVSQLSFMIGASLNSHWGFALAAGLSVPLGLMGLQWQQRGLKRLLRLAEQTTSDPLIAQMYTDSRGAQARLEMSILSQEARLKTCLTRLQDTAEHLTDQARQSDALAHNSSSGLERQRVETEQVATAVNQMAATTQEVASHVQRTADATQEANRLTGRGRDIAGETREAIQRLSVVVGETGVTVTQLAKDSNEIGGVVDVIKGIADQTNLLALNAAIEAARAGEMGRGFAVVADEVRQLAQRTSESTGQIHALIAKLQQTASTAVQTMEAGHRQAEEGVARVLEADQALVGISEAVANITDMTTQIAAATEEQSAVAEEISRNISNISELADQTSVQAQNSALLSEELTRTANTQYSLVERFNR, translated from the coding sequence ATGCGTAACAACCAGCCAATTACACAACGCGAGCGGACCTTCCCGGCCCAGCAACGGTTGATCTCCACCACCGATGCCAAGGGCATGATCACCTACTGTAACGACGCTTTCGTCGAGATCAGCGGGTATTCCCGAGAGGAACTGATCCGTGCGCCGCACAACCTGGTCCGTCACCCCGACGTCCCGGCTGCGGTGTTCGCACACATGTGGGACACGCTGAAACAAGGCTTGCCATGGATGGGCATTGTCAAGAATCGCTGCAAGACCGGTGATCATTACTGGGTGAACGCCTATGTGACACCGGTTTTCGAAGGCAAACAGGTGATCGGTTATGAGTCGGTGCGGGTCAAGCCCACCGCCGAACAGATCCGCCGCGCCGAAGCGCTCTACCAGCGCATCAACCAAGGCAAGTCGGCCATTCCCTCCTCGGATAAATGGTTACCGATCCTGCAGGACTGGCTGCCGTTCATTCTGGTCAGCCAATTGAGCTTCATGATCGGGGCATCGCTGAACTCCCATTGGGGCTTTGCCCTGGCCGCCGGTCTTTCGGTGCCGCTGGGCCTGATGGGCCTCCAGTGGCAACAGCGTGGCCTCAAGCGCTTGCTGCGCCTGGCCGAGCAGACCACTTCCGATCCGTTGATCGCACAGATGTACACCGACAGCCGCGGCGCCCAGGCGCGTCTGGAAATGTCCATCCTCAGCCAGGAAGCACGCCTGAAAACCTGCCTGACGCGTCTGCAGGACACGGCCGAACACCTGACCGATCAGGCCAGACAGTCCGACGCCCTGGCGCACAACAGCTCCAGCGGCCTGGAACGTCAACGCGTCGAGACCGAACAGGTGGCCACCGCGGTCAACCAGATGGCCGCGACCACCCAGGAAGTCGCCAGCCACGTGCAACGTACCGCCGACGCCACCCAGGAAGCCAATCGCCTGACCGGTCGGGGTCGTGACATCGCCGGGGAAACCCGCGAGGCCATCCAGCGCCTGTCGGTGGTGGTCGGTGAAACCGGCGTGACCGTGACGCAACTGGCCAAGGACAGCAACGAAATCGGTGGTGTGGTCGACGTGATCAAAGGCATCGCCGACCAGACCAACCTGCTGGCCCTGAACGCCGCCATCGAAGCGGCCCGTGCCGGCGAGATGGGTCGTGGTTTTGCGGTGGTGGCCGACGAAGTCCGTCAGCTGGCGCAACGCACCAGCGAGTCCACCGGGCAGATTCATGCGCTGATCGCCAAACTGCAGCAAACCGCCAGCACCGCCGTGCAGACCATGGAAGCCGGGCATCGCCAGGCCGAAGAAGGTGTGGCGCGGGTACTGGAAGCGGACCAGGCACTGGTAGGGATCAGCGAAGCGGTGGCCAACATCACCGACATGACCACCCAGATCGCCGCCGCGACCGAAGAACAAAGTGCCGTGGCCGAAGAAATCAGCCGCAACATCAGCAACATTTCGGAACTGGCGGACCAGACCTCGGTACAGGCACAGAACTCGGCATTGTTGAGTGAAGAGCTGACCAGGACTGCCAATACGCAGTATTCGTTGGTGGAGCGGTTTAACCGCTGA
- a CDS encoding alpha/beta family hydrolase, which translates to MDKGHKAGIDGDQWAQCVQDHGWLWNAAAGKAAATLILAHGAGAPMDSDWMSDMAARLAAQGVNVLRFEFPYMAQRRLDGGKRPPNPAPKLLECWREVYAQVRRHVTGPLAIGGKSMGGRMASLLADELGADGLVCLGYPFYAVGKPEKPRVEHLAGLKTRTLIVQGERDALGNREAVEGYALSPGIEVFWLVAGDHDLKPLKASGFSHEQHLAAAAQKVASFLQ; encoded by the coding sequence ATGGACAAAGGGCACAAGGCCGGTATTGACGGGGATCAATGGGCGCAGTGCGTGCAGGATCATGGATGGTTGTGGAATGCCGCCGCTGGCAAGGCTGCGGCGACGCTGATCCTCGCCCATGGCGCTGGCGCACCGATGGACAGCGACTGGATGAGCGACATGGCTGCACGCCTCGCGGCGCAAGGCGTCAACGTGTTGCGCTTTGAGTTTCCCTACATGGCGCAGCGGCGCCTCGATGGCGGCAAGCGCCCGCCGAACCCGGCACCGAAACTGCTGGAATGCTGGCGTGAGGTGTATGCCCAGGTGCGACGCCATGTCACTGGGCCGCTGGCCATCGGCGGCAAGTCCATGGGCGGTCGCATGGCCAGTCTGCTGGCGGATGAGTTGGGTGCGGATGGGCTGGTGTGCCTGGGTTATCCGTTCTATGCGGTGGGTAAACCGGAGAAGCCACGGGTTGAGCATTTGGCCGGGCTGAAGACGCGGACCTTGATCGTGCAAGGTGAGCGCGATGCGTTGGGCAACCGGGAGGCGGTCGAAGGGTATGCGCTATCGCCGGGTATCGAGGTGTTCTGGCTGGTGGCGGGGGATCATGACTTGAAGCCGTTGAAGGCTTCGGGGTTTAGCCATGAGCAGCATTTGGCGGCTGCGGCGCAGAAGGTGGCTTCATTCCTTCAGTGA
- the ccoN gene encoding cytochrome-c oxidase, cbb3-type subunit I, protein MNTSISTAYNYKVVRQFAIMTVVWGIVGMGLGVFLAAQLVWPELNFNLPWTSFGRLRPLHTNAVIFAFGGCALFASSLYSVQRTCQTRLFAPAVAAFCFWGWQLVILLAAISLPLGYTSSKEYAELEWPIDILITIVWVAYAIVFFGTIMQRKTKHIYVGNWFFGAFIITVAILHIVNNMELPVSFTKSYSLYSGATDAMVQWWYGHNAVGFFLTAGFLGMMYYFVPKQAERPVYSYRLSIVHFWALITLYIWAGPHHLHYTALPDWAQSLGMVMSLILLAPSWGGMINGMMTLSGAWHKLRSDPILRFLVVSLAFYGMSTFEGPMMAIKTVNALSHYTDWTIGHVHAGALGWVAMISIGALYHMIPKIFGREQMHSIGLINAHFWLATIGTVLYIASMWVNGIAQGLMWRAVNEDGTLTYSFVETLVASHPGFVVRLVGGAIFLSGMFLMAYNTWRTVRASQPAEVAAAAQMA, encoded by the coding sequence ATGAACACTTCTATCAGTACCGCCTACAACTACAAGGTGGTCCGCCAATTCGCCATTATGACGGTGGTGTGGGGCATCGTCGGCATGGGGCTCGGGGTTTTTCTCGCTGCCCAGTTGGTCTGGCCCGAACTCAACTTCAATTTGCCGTGGACCAGCTTCGGCCGCTTGCGCCCGCTGCACACCAACGCGGTGATCTTCGCCTTTGGCGGCTGCGCACTGTTCGCCAGTTCGTTGTACTCCGTACAACGGACGTGCCAAACACGCTTATTTGCTCCCGCAGTTGCCGCGTTCTGTTTCTGGGGCTGGCAACTGGTGATTCTGTTGGCAGCCATCAGCCTGCCGCTGGGCTACACCAGTTCCAAGGAATACGCCGAGCTGGAATGGCCGATCGACATCCTGATCACCATCGTCTGGGTCGCCTACGCCATCGTGTTCTTCGGCACGATCATGCAGCGCAAGACCAAGCACATCTATGTCGGTAACTGGTTCTTCGGTGCGTTCATCATCACCGTGGCGATCCTGCACATCGTCAACAACATGGAATTGCCGGTCAGCTTCACCAAGTCCTACTCGCTGTACTCCGGCGCCACCGACGCGATGGTGCAATGGTGGTACGGGCACAACGCCGTAGGCTTTTTCCTCACCGCCGGTTTCCTCGGGATGATGTATTACTTCGTGCCGAAACAGGCAGAGCGCCCGGTTTACTCCTATCGCCTGTCGATCGTGCACTTCTGGGCGTTGATCACACTCTATATCTGGGCCGGTCCGCACCACTTGCACTACACCGCGCTGCCGGACTGGGCGCAGTCGCTGGGCATGGTGATGTCGCTGATCCTGCTGGCGCCGAGCTGGGGCGGGATGATCAACGGCATGATGACCCTGTCGGGCGCCTGGCATAAGTTGCGCAGCGACCCGATCCTGCGTTTCCTCGTGGTGTCGCTGGCGTTTTACGGCATGTCGACCTTCGAAGGGCCGATGATGGCGATCAAGACGGTCAACGCCCTCTCCCACTACACCGACTGGACCATCGGCCACGTACACGCAGGTGCCTTGGGTTGGGTAGCGATGATTTCCATCGGCGCGCTGTACCACATGATCCCGAAAATCTTCGGCCGCGAGCAGATGCACAGCATCGGCCTGATCAACGCGCACTTCTGGCTCGCCACCATCGGCACCGTGCTGTACATCGCCTCGATGTGGGTCAACGGCATCGCCCAGGGCCTGATGTGGCGTGCGGTGAACGAGGACGGCACGCTGACCTACTCCTTCGTCGAAACCCTGGTGGCCAGCCACCCTGGCTTCGTCGTGCGGCTGGTGGGTGGCGCGATCTTCCTCAGCGGCATGTTCCTGATGGCCTACAACACCTGGCGCACCGTGCGGGCCTCGCAGCCTGCCGAAGTCGCCGCTGCCGCGCAGATGGCCTGA
- the ccoO gene encoding cytochrome-c oxidase, cbb3-type subunit II, protein MKHETIEKNVGLLLLLMILAVSIGGLTQIVPLFFQDVTNKPVEGMKPYTALQLEGRDIYIREGCVGCHSQMIRPFRAETERYGHYSVAGESVWDHPFLWGSKRTGPDLARVGARYSDDWHRAHLYNPRNVVPESKMPAYPWLVANQLDSSHTETKIKAMRTLGVPYTDEDITGAVASLKGKSEMDALVAYLQVLGTAIKSKR, encoded by the coding sequence ATGAAACACGAAACTATCGAGAAAAACGTCGGCCTGTTGCTGCTGCTGATGATCCTGGCCGTGAGCATCGGTGGCTTGACCCAGATCGTCCCGCTGTTCTTCCAGGACGTGACCAACAAACCGGTGGAAGGCATGAAGCCCTACACCGCACTGCAACTGGAAGGTCGCGATATCTATATCCGTGAAGGCTGCGTCGGCTGCCACTCGCAGATGATCCGCCCGTTCCGCGCCGAGACCGAGCGCTACGGGCACTACTCGGTGGCCGGCGAAAGCGTCTGGGATCACCCGTTCCTGTGGGGCTCGAAACGCACCGGGCCGGACCTGGCGCGGGTCGGCGCGCGCTACTCGGATGACTGGCACCGTGCGCACTTGTACAACCCGCGCAACGTCGTGCCGGAGTCGAAGATGCCGGCCTACCCGTGGCTGGTGGCCAACCAACTCGACAGCAGTCATACCGAAACCAAGATCAAGGCCATGCGCACCCTGGGCGTGCCGTACACCGACGAAGACATCACCGGCGCCGTCGCCTCCCTCAAGGGCAAGAGCGAGATGGATGCACTGGTCGCCTACCTGCAAGTGCTCGGCACTGCCATCAAGAGCAAGAGGTGA
- a CDS encoding CcoQ/FixQ family Cbb3-type cytochrome c oxidase assembly chaperone: MVVEMSTGMIRGLGTVVVFIAFVGLTLWVFNSKRSPEFAEARLLPFADEPQPDITEEPATRSTRP; this comes from the coding sequence ATGGTTGTTGAGATGAGCACTGGAATGATCCGTGGCTTAGGCACCGTCGTTGTCTTCATCGCCTTCGTCGGCCTGACCCTGTGGGTATTCAACAGCAAGCGCAGCCCGGAGTTCGCCGAAGCGCGCCTGCTGCCGTTCGCCGACGAGCCGCAACCCGACATCACTGAAGAACCAGCAACAAGGAGTACCCGGCCATGA
- the ccoP gene encoding cytochrome-c oxidase, cbb3-type subunit III: protein MTTFWSTWICVLTIGSLIGLTWLLIGTRKGETKGSVDQTMGHSFDGIEEYDNPLPQWWFMLFASTLVFAVGYLILYPGLGNWKGILPGYENGWTGVHEWEKEMAKADTKFGPIFARFAAMPVEEVAKDPQALKMGGRLFASNCSVCHGSDAKGAYGFPNLTDSDWRWGGNPETIKTTLMGGRMAMMPAWGEVLGEEGVKNVAAYVRHDLAGLPLPADSKADVQAGQQAFSTTCVACHGANGQGTEAMGAPNLTHPAGFIYGTSLTQLEQTIRHGRQGHMPAQNELLGNDKVQLLAAYVYSLSHGLNTERLQAEDNRK from the coding sequence ATGACCACCTTCTGGAGTACGTGGATCTGCGTACTGACCATCGGCAGCCTGATCGGCCTGACCTGGCTGCTGATCGGCACCCGCAAGGGTGAAACCAAGGGCAGCGTCGACCAGACCATGGGCCACAGCTTCGACGGCATCGAGGAGTACGACAACCCGTTGCCGCAATGGTGGTTCATGCTGTTCGCCAGCACCCTGGTATTCGCCGTCGGCTACCTGATCCTCTATCCGGGCCTGGGCAACTGGAAAGGCATCCTCCCCGGCTACGAAAACGGCTGGACCGGCGTGCACGAATGGGAAAAGGAAATGGCCAAGGCTGACACGAAGTTCGGGCCGATCTTCGCCAGATTCGCGGCGATGCCCGTGGAAGAAGTGGCCAAGGACCCGCAAGCGCTGAAAATGGGCGGCCGCCTGTTCGCCTCCAATTGCTCGGTGTGCCACGGCTCGGACGCCAAGGGTGCCTACGGCTTCCCCAACCTGACCGACAGCGACTGGCGCTGGGGCGGCAACCCGGAAACCATCAAGACCACCCTCATGGGTGGCCGGATGGCGATGATGCCGGCCTGGGGTGAAGTCCTGGGGGAGGAAGGTGTGAAAAACGTCGCCGCTTATGTGCGCCATGATCTGGCCGGCCTGCCGTTGCCCGCCGACAGCAAAGCCGACGTTCAAGCCGGACAGCAAGCCTTCAGCACCACCTGTGTCGCCTGCCATGGGGCTAACGGCCAGGGCACCGAAGCCATGGGCGCGCCGAACCTGACGCACCCGGCCGGCTTCATTTACGGGACGAGCCTGACGCAGCTTGAACAGACGATTCGGCATGGCCGCCAGGGCCATATGCCGGCGCAGAACGAACTGCTCGGCAATGACAAGGTGCAATTGCTGGCCGCGTATGTGTACAGCCTGTCCCACGGTTTGAATACCGAGCGCCTGCAGGCTGAAGACAACCGCAAATAA
- the ccoN gene encoding cytochrome-c oxidase, cbb3-type subunit I, which yields MSTAISPTAYNYKVVRQFAIMTVVWGILGMGLGVFIASQLVWPELNFGLPWTSFGRLRPLHTNLVIFAFGGCALFATSYYVVQRTCQTRLISDSLAAFTFWGWQAVIVGAIITLPMGFTTTKEYAELEWPLAILLAIVWVTYGLVFFGTIVKRKTKHIYVGNWFYGAFIVVTAMLHIVNHMSLPVSLFKSYSAYSGATDAMIQWWYGHNAVGFFLTTGFLGMMYYFVPKQAERPIYSYRLSIVHFWALITLYIWAGPHHLHYTALPDWAQSLGMAMSIILLAPSWGGMINGMMTLSGAWHKLRTDPILRFLVVSLAFYGMSTFEGPMMAIKTVNSLSHYTDWTIGHVHAGALGWVAMISIGAIYHMIPKLFGRAQMHSTGLINTHFWLATIGTVLYIASMWVNGITQGLMWRAINDDGTLTYSFVEALQASHPGFIVRALGGAFFATGMLFMAYNVFRTVRASNPAEAKAAEQIAVVGAH from the coding sequence ATGAGCACAGCAATCAGTCCGACTGCTTATAACTATAAGGTAGTCCGCCAGTTCGCCATCATGACGGTGGTCTGGGGGATCCTTGGCATGGGGCTCGGTGTCTTCATCGCCTCGCAACTGGTCTGGCCGGAGTTGAACTTCGGTCTGCCATGGACGAGCTTTGGACGCCTGCGCCCGCTGCACACCAACCTGGTGATTTTCGCCTTCGGTGGATGTGCACTGTTTGCCACTTCTTATTACGTCGTGCAGCGAACCTGCCAAACGCGACTGATTTCCGACAGCCTCGCCGCCTTCACCTTCTGGGGATGGCAAGCGGTGATCGTCGGCGCGATCATTACCTTGCCGATGGGTTTCACCACCACCAAGGAATACGCGGAACTGGAATGGCCCCTGGCTATTCTGCTGGCCATTGTCTGGGTCACCTACGGTCTGGTGTTCTTCGGCACCATCGTCAAGCGCAAGACCAAGCACATCTATGTGGGTAACTGGTTCTACGGCGCGTTCATCGTCGTGACCGCGATGCTGCACATCGTCAACCACATGTCGCTGCCGGTCAGCCTGTTCAAGTCCTACTCGGCCTACTCGGGTGCGACGGACGCGATGATCCAGTGGTGGTACGGCCACAACGCCGTGGGCTTCTTCCTGACCACCGGTTTCCTGGGGATGATGTACTACTTCGTGCCGAAACAGGCCGAGCGTCCGATCTACTCCTATCGCCTGTCGATCGTGCATTTCTGGGCGCTGATCACCCTGTACATCTGGGCCGGTCCGCACCACCTGCACTACACCGCCTTGCCGGACTGGGCACAATCGCTGGGCATGGCAATGTCGATCATCCTGCTGGCGCCAAGCTGGGGCGGCATGATCAACGGCATGATGACCCTGTCGGGCGCCTGGCATAAGCTGCGCACCGACCCGATCCTGCGCTTCCTGGTGGTCTCCCTGGCGTTCTACGGCATGTCGACCTTCGAAGGCCCGATGATGGCCATCAAGACCGTGAACTCCCTGTCGCACTACACCGACTGGACCATCGGCCACGTACACGCCGGCGCTCTGGGCTGGGTGGCGATGATCTCGATCGGCGCGATCTACCACATGATCCCGAAACTGTTCGGCCGTGCGCAGATGCACAGCACCGGCCTGATCAACACCCACTTCTGGCTCGCGACCATCGGTACCGTGCTCTACATCGCTTCGATGTGGGTCAACGGCATCACCCAGGGCCTGATGTGGCGTGCAATCAATGATGACGGCACCCTCACCTACTCCTTCGTCGAAGCGCTGCAAGCCAGCCACCCGGGCTTCATCGTCCGCGCCCTGGGCGGTGCATTCTTCGCCACCGGCATGCTGTTCATGGCCTACAACGTATTCCGTACCGTACGCGCCTCGAACCCGGCTGAAGCCAAAGCCGCCGAACAGATTGCCGTAGTTGGAGCTCACTGA
- the ccoO gene encoding cytochrome-c oxidase, cbb3-type subunit II, producing MKHEAVEKNIGLLAFFMVIAVSIGGLTQIVPLFFQDVTNKPVEGMKPRTALELEGRDVYIANGCVGCHSQMIRPFRAETERYGHYSVAGESVWDHPFLWGSKRTGPDLARVGGRYSDDWQRAHLYNPRNVVPESKMPAYPFLVENKLDGKDTAKKMEVLRTLGVPYTDEDIAGAKDAVKGKTEMDALVAYLQGLGTIIKSKR from the coding sequence ATGAAGCATGAAGCAGTCGAGAAGAATATTGGCCTGCTGGCCTTCTTCATGGTCATCGCCGTCAGCATCGGCGGCCTGACCCAGATCGTTCCGCTGTTTTTCCAGGATGTCACCAACAAGCCGGTCGAGGGCATGAAGCCCCGCACCGCCCTTGAACTGGAAGGCCGGGACGTTTATATCGCCAACGGTTGTGTCGGCTGCCACTCGCAGATGATCCGTCCGTTCCGTGCTGAAACCGAACGCTACGGCCACTACTCGGTCGCCGGTGAAAGCGTCTGGGACCACCCGTTCCTGTGGGGTTCCAAGCGTACCGGTCCGGACCTGGCCCGCGTCGGCGGTCGTTACTCCGATGACTGGCAGCGTGCGCACTTGTACAACCCGCGCAACGTAGTGCCTGAGTCGAAAATGCCGGCCTACCCGTTCCTCGTGGAAAACAAGCTCGACGGCAAAGACACCGCCAAGAAAATGGAAGTCTTGCGCACGCTCGGCGTCCCTTACACCGACGAAGACATCGCCGGCGCCAAGGATGCTGTGAAGGGCAAAACCGAAATGGACGCGCTGGTGGCCTATCTGCAAGGCCTGGGCACCATCATCAAAAGCAAACGGTGA
- a CDS encoding CcoQ/FixQ family Cbb3-type cytochrome c oxidase assembly chaperone, giving the protein MDIGMIRGLGTVVVMVAFIGLALWVFSPKRKSEFEDATLLPFADDPEAIKHVEQASRSNKE; this is encoded by the coding sequence ATGGATATCGGGATGATTCGTGGCCTGGGCACCGTTGTCGTGATGGTGGCCTTCATCGGACTGGCACTGTGGGTGTTCAGTCCCAAGCGCAAGTCGGAGTTTGAAGACGCGACCTTGCTGCCTTTCGCGGATGATCCCGAAGCCATCAAGCACGTCGAGCAAGCTTCTAGGAGTAACAAAGAATGA
- the ccoP gene encoding cytochrome-c oxidase, cbb3-type subunit III — protein MTTFWSLYVTVLSLGTIFSLTWLLLSTRKGQRSEQTDETVGHSFDGIEEYDNPLPKWWFMLFVGTIIFALGYLALYPGLGNWKGLLPGYGYLDNEKQTPFANGQTGWTGVHEWEKEMARSDAKFGPIFAKFAAMPIEEVAKDPQALKMGGRLFASNCSVCHGSDAKGAYGFPNLTDADWRWGGEPATIKTTIMGGRHAVMPAWAEVIGEQGVADVAAFVLTNLDGRKLPEGAKADPVAGQKLFATNCVACHGPEGKGTPAMGAPNLTHPAAFIYGSSFAQLQQTIRYGRQGQMPAQEQLQGNDKVHLLAAYVYSLSHGEKAADAE, from the coding sequence ATGACTACATTCTGGAGTCTGTACGTCACAGTCCTCAGTCTCGGTACGATCTTTTCCCTGACCTGGCTGCTGCTGTCGACCCGCAAGGGCCAGCGCAGCGAACAGACAGACGAGACCGTCGGGCACTCCTTCGATGGCATCGAGGAGTACGACAACCCGCTGCCGAAATGGTGGTTCATGCTGTTCGTGGGCACCATCATCTTCGCACTGGGCTACCTGGCGCTGTACCCGGGCCTGGGTAACTGGAAAGGCCTGCTGCCGGGTTACGGCTACCTCGACAACGAGAAGCAGACCCCGTTCGCCAACGGCCAGACCGGCTGGACCGGCGTTCACGAGTGGGAAAAGGAAATGGCCAGGTCGGACGCCAAGTTCGGTCCGATCTTCGCCAAGTTCGCGGCCATGCCAATCGAAGAAGTGGCCAAGGACCCGCAAGCCCTGAAGATGGGTGGCCGCCTGTTCGCCTCCAACTGCTCGGTTTGCCACGGTTCCGACGCCAAGGGCGCCTACGGCTTCCCTAACCTGACCGACGCCGACTGGCGTTGGGGCGGCGAGCCGGCAACCATCAAGACCACCATCATGGGCGGCCGTCATGCGGTGATGCCTGCGTGGGCTGAAGTGATTGGCGAGCAAGGCGTGGCCGACGTGGCCGCGTTTGTCCTGACCAACCTCGATGGCCGCAAGCTGCCGGAAGGCGCCAAGGCCGACCCGGTTGCCGGGCAGAAACTGTTCGCAACCAACTGCGTGGCGTGCCACGGTCCGGAAGGCAAAGGCACCCCAGCGATGGGCGCACCTAACCTGACCCACCCGGCAGCGTTCATCTACGGTTCGAGCTTCGCTCAACTGCAGCAGACCATCCGTTACGGCCGTCAGGGCCAGATGCCTGCGCAAGAGCAGCTGCAAGGTAACGACAAGGTTCACCTGCTGGCCGCTTACGTCTACAGCCTGTCTCACGGTGAGAAGGCAGCGGACGCCGAGTAA
- the ccoG gene encoding cytochrome c oxidase accessory protein CcoG — MSNQIPVHDVTPPTKNANNSVDLYASREKIYTRAFTGLFRNLRMTGGALLFLLYFGTVWLNWGGHQAVWWNVPERKFFIFGATFWPQDFILLSGMLIIAAFGLFFITVYAGRVWCGYTCPQSVWTWIFMWCEKVTEGDRNQRIKLDKAPMSTNKLLRKFSKHSLWLLIGFVTGMTFVGYFSPIRELVFDFFTGQADGWSYFWVGFFTLATYGNAGWLREQVCIYMCPYARFQSVMFDKDTLIVSYDPRRGEGRGPRKKGIDYKAQGLGDCIDCTMCVQVCPTGIDIRDGLQIECIGCAACIDACDAIMDKMEYPRGLISYTTEHNLSGQKTHKLRPRLIGYAIVLLAMISLLVTAFFMRALVGFDVSKDRVLYRENAEGRIENVYSLKIMNKDQRDHTYLLDASGLPDLKLQGRREIKVAAGDIVSQPVELSVAPEKLPSSTNEVKFILKDADDESVHIEAKSRFIGPQNR, encoded by the coding sequence ATGAGCAACCAGATTCCGGTACACGACGTCACTCCGCCCACCAAGAACGCGAACAACAGCGTCGACCTCTACGCCTCCAGGGAAAAAATCTACACCCGCGCCTTCACCGGCCTGTTTCGCAACCTGCGGATGACCGGCGGTGCCCTGTTGTTCCTGCTGTATTTCGGCACGGTGTGGCTGAACTGGGGCGGTCATCAGGCCGTGTGGTGGAACGTGCCGGAGCGCAAGTTCTTCATTTTCGGCGCCACCTTCTGGCCTCAGGATTTCATTCTGCTGTCCGGCATGTTGATCATCGCCGCCTTCGGCCTGTTCTTCATCACCGTGTACGCCGGACGGGTCTGGTGCGGCTATACCTGCCCGCAAAGCGTCTGGACCTGGATCTTCATGTGGTGCGAAAAAGTCACTGAGGGTGACCGCAACCAACGCATCAAGCTCGACAAGGCGCCGATGAGCACCAACAAGCTCCTGCGCAAGTTCAGCAAACACAGCCTGTGGCTGCTGATCGGCTTCGTCACCGGCATGACCTTCGTCGGCTACTTCTCGCCGATCCGCGAACTGGTGTTCGACTTCTTCACCGGCCAGGCAGATGGCTGGTCGTACTTTTGGGTCGGTTTCTTCACCCTCGCCACTTACGGCAACGCCGGCTGGTTGCGCGAACAGGTGTGCATCTACATGTGCCCGTACGCACGCTTCCAGAGCGTGATGTTCGACAAGGACACCCTGATCGTTTCCTACGACCCGCGCCGTGGCGAAGGCCGTGGCCCGCGTAAAAAAGGCATCGACTACAAGGCCCAGGGCCTGGGCGACTGCATCGACTGCACCATGTGCGTCCAGGTTTGCCCGACCGGCATCGACATCCGCGACGGCCTGCAAATCGAATGCATCGGTTGCGCCGCCTGCATCGATGCCTGCGACGCCATCATGGACAAGATGGAATACCCGCGCGGGCTGATCAGCTACACCACCGAGCACAACCTGTCCGGGCAGAAAACCCATAAACTGCGTCCGCGCCTGATTGGCTATGCCATCGTGCTGCTGGCGATGATCAGCCTGCTGGTGACGGCGTTCTTCATGCGTGCGCTGGTGGGGTTCGATGTCAGCAAGGACCGCGTGCTGTACCGCGAGAACGCCGAAGGCCGGATCGAAAACGTCTACAGCCTGAAAATCATGAACAAGGACCAGCGCGACCATACCTACCTGCTCGACGCCTCCGGCCTGCCGGATCTCAAATTGCAGGGTCGACGCGAGATCAAGGTCGCGGCCGGCGACATCGTCAGCCAGCCTGTCGAACTGTCCGTCGCACCGGAAAAACTGCCGTCGAGCACCAACGAGGTGAAATTCATCCTCAAGGACGCCGATGACGAAAGCGTCCACATTGAAGCCAAGAGCCGGTTCATCGGCCCACAGAATCGTTGA